In the Ammospiza caudacuta isolate bAmmCau1 chromosome 4, bAmmCau1.pri, whole genome shotgun sequence genome, CAAGTTACTCTGTTTAATATCTAACCCTAATATTTCCAGCAGGAGTCTGGGAAACTCCTCATTATCTTCACACCcacatttcttcatttttgatTAGAactaattattaatttttttcctttcatgtaGTAGTAGCAGACCCACCCCTCCCTCTGTTCATGCGCAGTACTAAATGGCATTGTGCAGGTACTTTCTGCAAAACTACAAGGAACATGGGTTCAAATCTCAACCTATGCACAAGCAGAAGGTGGCTTGGCAAGTTAAGCAGAGCATTACCTTTCATTTGAATGTATTCTTAATTCCATACTATAGTATGCCTTCTTAGCCTCACAGAGCTCTGGTTTcacaagcacagaaaatgcCTTGTGGGGAGGAACcatgcattttatttattaGGTATGTCCAATGCAAAAAACCCTACAACTTTATGCAAATATCAACCAAGTCCTGGAAGCAGCCAGAAATCAGAGATGGTTATTTTCATGGTTATAGAAATAGGAAAGAGTTAAAAAAGAGGCACTGTAGCCAATAGTTTGGGAGGTACAGCAGGTTATCTGCTTTAATTAAGAGAATTTGTTACAATGAAAGCAACAGTGCAGTAAAGAAGCAGACCTCTGATCTAACATAATAGTCTCTCCCTTATTTTTACCTGAAAATGTTATGAATGACTTCCAGAAATGTCCCAGGCTTAGCAGTTTCTGACTGCATCTAGAGATCTGTTTCCCATTCTGAACATCATGGGGGCCAATAGAGAAGTGACACCCTCCTTTGGAGATCCCAGAGGAGCCTGTTCCAACACAGAATGGACAAAGAACCATTTTGCCCTTCTAACTCAGTCACAGGTGTTGCCTGagttgttaaaaaaagaaaaaaaaatcagtaatcACTGTTGTAACGATGAgaccaaaattttaaaaaagtgaagGGTAGCCACCCCATTTTAAGGGAAGGTAAGTTAATCCTTTTAATCTCTGTTCTATCATGCAACCCCCGTGCAAACCTTCTAAactccagctgggcacaggaaGGCAGACACAACACTGTGCCCTGCATCTGAGTCTTCAGGCACGCGCTTCTGCATTCACCACACTTAATATGCCCTGCTCTTGCAAGTAAAATAAACCTGCATTATCTACCTGCCACATTCCCACTGCTTTGATCAGACCAGGCACCAAGTTGTAGGTGTTGTGATATAGTTGTAGGGGACTGTGCAGCTGATTTGCTCCCTAGCACAGAGCAGTCACCAACAGTTTTGCAGTTTACAGACACACAATACAGAAGAGGCAACTTCTGAAACAAAAGCTACACAGCTAAACAAAGTTCTCTTATTTAAAGGGAAAACTTAAAAACACTACAGAAAGTCTAACAGAAAGTTTTCTACCCTGTGAGACACAGAAGCAGTAATTCCAAATCCCCAGTTTAGTGACAGACAGAACTGTGGCACTGGAATCAATGTAATTCTGACTTAAGTCTCCTAAAGGGTTCCCAACTTGCCCCCCTTCTCCCACAGTCTCTCAGCTCAGGACCATATCCTAAATGTTTTCTTGACTTCCGAACTGAAGCTACATCACACAACACACCAGAAATTAtgcttttaaaagctttcaAATACTTGTAGTGTTCCATTCCTGCAGGAGAGGAGATTTTTTATTCTACCAGCACAATGCTCTGAAAGATTTTTGTAAGGCTGACAAGAAACTGGAATGCACTGCAGCAAAGAGCTTCAAAACTACTAAGCGTTTCTATCTTCACTTCTCATTGGAAAGCTCATTCATGACAGTTAAGTACTCAGGTGAATCAAGTCCAAAGCTATTACAAGGCATAATGAGGAAACGCTCCAAGTCACCCGAGAACTTCAATTTCAGTGGATAAAGGAGATGCTAACTAATGACTGTCTAATATAGTTCTGTATCATGCAGTGGTATGTGATGATTTATTTAATGTGAGAACATGCAACAAGTAATACAGCACCACATAATTTCTAGAGATCACAGTTCTTATGTTTCTTGTTGCTGCATTTTGCATTCTAAAACCTGTCTGGACGATGTCAAGTCACACACAAGTTTAATTCCCTACCCCCTCAGCCTTTAACAAGTATTACtatgattttgttttcattaaaagcCTCAACAGTATTTATATGTAGCATTCTCCTTCAGCACAGGAGAATGCAGAGTGAAATCAAGCAGCAGATGACTGTTCACCACAGAATGAGTAATCATTTATGTTCCaaactaaaataaatgtaacagaaaaccagaaagggCAATGTTCTAATGTCTTCATTTAGTAACTTACCTTTTTCGttcatttcttttaaacaaggattttctaaaaacattttgaaccttactcattttatttttgttttccttggaaagCCTGAAGTGAAACATCTATCCTTTAACCCTGATGTCTTCACTACTTGCCTTTTCCAGTGGCACAGAAATACTCCTTCACTCCTCACACTCCTTCATTACGTATTCTGGTTTAACCACACAGCTTTTCAAAACAGTCTCGACTATAATGAGCTGTGGCTCTGGATTTACACTCCCCATCACCATCACTTACAGTTACCGATGAACAATTTCACTTCTAAGCACACACATTTCCCCAACAGCTGAACTGCTCCacagttttctgtgtttttcttatTATAACTAGCTCCTTCATTTCAATGGCATCACAGTTGAGCTCAAGTCTGAAATGCAATGCTCCAGCTAGTGCTTATTTTTACTCAagtaattacagaaaaaaaagttgacACTGACATttaccaaaatatttcagagcacAAACACCACCCGCTGAGCTGAACACGAAAATTCATGCCTGCTAGTCTTGTTTTTCTCCTCACAGTATGACTGATTTGACTCATGCCTGACTTTAACAAAATTTCCAGATCTTTGCTAGAGCTACAGTTGGTAGGAAAGATGCCTAAACATGCAGCTGAATTTCTGCTCCTATGCCATTATTACTTGTCTTTGATGAAAGGATGCAGCAAGACATTCTAGACCATTTCATAAGTTTAAAACTTTATATGCTGAAGGAAAATTCTCTACTAAAACATCTGCAAAGAactgctttcatttcttttgtaGACACCTATGAAAATCCCAGTTTAGTCAATCTGGATGCTTTTTTCTCCACAGTGTTAGCAGTGCAGGAGGACAGGTCCTTTGATACCGAAGCCAGagcaggaatatttctctgCCTTCCAAGAGTCCCATGGTGTGATTCGGTTACTGGTCATGACCCTGTTGTTTATTGTATATGTGGATTGTAAGAATTACTGGAATTCTTATAAATCTCAATTAAATAAAAGGTAAAAGAAAAGCCCACCTGTAATCAGACACCATGTAACTGCATGTTAATGGCTTGTTCAGTGCCCTACCGGGATACCTTAGAGTAATGCTACAGCATTATACTCAATTTCAAGAGGTCAGTagacatttttaaatgaataaaatttatataattaCAGTTATGACTACAGCTCATGCCTTATTCACAGCAAGTAAAAAAACCACATTGGAGTTTATGTAAATATTACTAATGCATGTGTAATGAAAAAGTAACTCATGTTAATTAAAAAACACCTTAATTTCAAAAGTTTACCAGAAACAGTTACAGTGAGCATTGCAATCTTTCAAAGCAGAATAGAAGTTGTTTACAAGGATCCAGCAGTAATTGATATCCAGCTGCTCGGAGCTGGGCTGCCGACTCAACATGTGAAAGCTGGGCTGAAATCCCCTATCTGATGGCAGCAGGAGTCATGCTGCTCTTTCCTATGAGCTGGAATTTCACCCCAGTCTTTACATTCTTTGTCGAGAATGCTGGTGGAGCAGCCAGAAGATGATGATTAGAGAGTAGCTAAGTACACTCTCAGTTCTAAAAATCCAACCTTCAAGCATCTGTAAGGTCTcggggaaggaggagggggtTTATAGCACAGTTAAAAGGAGTGTCTCTAAAAATGGGCAAGTGGCCATTTCAGCAACAGAGCTGATGGCAGGACACTGCACACCATTAGAAGAAGTAAATCTGGGGTTGAGTCTTTAGTGAAGACACCATCATATTGGCCTTTAACTAGGAAGGAAGGCAAGCACAGCATGTGAACAAGTAAGCACACGTATGCACACAAGGCATTCCAGGAGCTGAACAATTTCTCTGCATACATAAAAAACcttgctaagaaaaaaaaaaaaaagtagcaaaGGTTTTTAGCATTTAAATAGTTGCCTACATGAACTCGATTTCAAATCCAACTTTACACATTCTTGATAAACTGAAAGGCCTCAGCATTGAAGATGAAATGTTTCTAGCACCAGCTACTGCCTTGAAAGTGAATACTTACAAGAGATGAGTATAGGAAGACATGTTGTCTTTCACTGAGAAAATGTTTTAAGGCAATATCCAAAATGACAATACAGCCACCATAGAAACTGCTCCAAATGATCCCTGATACTTTACAGCACCTATGCAGGTTCCACTGCTGAGGAAAGATCGGAACTAAATTGGTgcctgtcctcctcctcctccctgccatgTGCCCTGGAATGCTGGAAATGTCCCAACATCTGTACATCACTAGTTGACATAAAGCAAGCAAATTTCTTCCTATAGCTCCTAAATCCCTCAGTAGCCATTTATATTAGCCACTATCACTGGCAGGGAAACTGGTGAGGAATTGCCCTCTTTCCTTATCACTAACCCAATTAAAAAGTTGCTCAATAAGGTAGCAAGTGTTTACACAATTAATGCAAATGACAGATTTCTGAACATTTCCCCAAAGGGAAACTAACTGATCTGGCCAaatgtgctcctgcagcacccagctcagggttggtttttcttctttgctctCAGAAAAGAGTCAATTTACTTGCATTTCCACCAAGGAGTATTTTAGGAATGGAGACAGTAATTTCTGAATATACACTATATCTATAAAAGGAAGAGGTAAGCAGTTTGTTCTCCATTTCCATAATTTTGTGGAACTCCATCATCCATTTTTATTAATAGTTATGGCACCCAGGTATGCAGCTAAACAACTGAAGAACATGAAGGATGTTATTAGAATCATTTTTGGCTAATGATAAGGAGCAGAACTGCATCGCAACCCTACTTTTTCCATGATTTAAATGTGTGTTAAAATGTACCAAGATTTTCAGGAAATCTGTTATTTGGCTTACACAGTAAGCTATGCCTTATGCACCGTGTTCTAGACAaagttgtattttaaaatggtgCACAAAGTTAAGAAACTTTACATGCTGCCAGTGAGTAATGTGTGCTTTCATAAATACAGTAGTATACATCCTATTTACAGACGCTGGATGGAAGACTCCAGGAAGGCTGTTAGCCAGCCATCCACAGAAAAAAGGGAATGAAGATGGTGGGGAGTGTGGTGGAGGGTGCCACACCTAGGCAGACTATTGACGCTAGTCCCACAAGCACCGACGCGAGGACGCTCCTCTGGTCCCGAATAATCATCTTCACGGTCTCACAgaactggggagaaaaaaaaaaaagggcaaaagaTGAGATTGAAAGAGGAAAGCTTTGGCTGCAGAGCTGTCGATACCCACTCTCTCGGgacagagcagcctcagctctcACACAGGTTCCCCGGAGGGAGGGGAAGAGCTGGACTGGCACCGCATCACCCCCAGCATCAGCCCCGGTACTGCCTGTGGCTCCGGCTAGAACCTGTAGCTTCAGAGCATTTTAGAAGCGTATTAATGTTCTACTAATTCAGCTTCGCTTTTCTCGCCGCTTGAAGCCAGCTGAGGCCAGGCTCGCCGCCGTCCCGAGCAGCTCGGCGCCGGCGGCACTGCCCGCTGCGGGCAGAGCGGCATcagcggcggccgggccggcgggCAGGACCGGCACCCCCGCCCGGGGCCCGCGGCCGCGGCCGCGCCGGctgcggggagcggggccgccggGGGAAGGGCAGCGCCGCCGCTGGCCGGGCCGTACCTTGTCGGTCTGGAAGCTGACGGGGGCTCCGTATCGGCAGTAGGTGACGAAGTGCTCGCAGTTGTTCCAGAGCAGGCTGTAGGCCGTAGCGCCCACCAGCTTCTCCGCCCGGCGGGCCGCCTCCTCGCTGCCCAGCACCTGGTCCTCGAAGAGCCGGTCCATGTGGTTGACCAGGATGCTGCCGCCGTAGGCGAAGTCCTCTACCGTGTCCACCCGGACGCTGGCCGTCCTGGCGATGACGCCCAGGATAAGCCGCTTGTTGGTCACCACCTGCTGGATCTGCCGACGGTCGCCGGTGATGGAGGGCAGGATGTCGGGCATCAAGTGGGCGACGCGGTTCTCGCCCAGGTAAATGCCGAAGTGGATGAAGAGGGTGCGGGGCACCTCCAGCAGGTCTCCTCGCTTGAAGCAGCTGGTGTCGTAGTAGCCGGGCGCAGGTGGTGGCGTTTCCCCGCCGGAGCCCGCGGGCAATGGACGGATGTGGACGAGGAGCatcagcttctccagcagcagcgaGGCCGCTTGTGGCACCGGATTCTTCATGGTCGGCGGGGAAACCCTCGGTGCCTccgagcagctcctggcccccGGCACCGCTTTTCTAGGCtaccggcggggcggggcgggcacCCGGGCCGGCCCACCGGGAGAGGGGCGTGTAGGGAGCGCCCGCCCCGAGGACCGGCCGGGCTTCACTGGGGGGCGCGGCGGGCACCCTCAGCCGGCCCGGCGTCCCTCGGTccggccgcggcggcggctcgGCCCTGGGGATGGCGCGGTGCCCGCAGCCTGGAGCCACCCGCAGCTCCGCCCCGTCTACGGCCCGCGCTGCCCAGGTAGAAGTGCACGGAAAAGTGCCGGTAAAGCCCTTCACCCGCCCCGGGGAGAGCAGCGAGGGGCTCCCGGGACCACAGCCGCTCCGTGCACCTTCCCCCGCCGGCGGGACCTGAGGGGCTCCGGGTGCCTGCCCCGGCCGTCGCGGGGGACAAGCGGCGACCGGATCGGATCGGGGGGGCCGGACGGGCGGCCGCGGTGCTCGCACGGCGGCGGGACGAGGGAGGGAGCGTCTGCCTTCCCTGAAAGGAAACAGGTCTCCGAGGATAGCGGCAAGTCACATTTATAAATGAACTCGCCCCAAAGGTCCGCCAGCTAAGAAAGAGTGGGAAACGGCGGAGCGGCATTCCCGTGCGTTCAGTTTCATGCTAATCCATTATGCAAATGGATAAATCCTGGCAACGGAGCGCACAAAAGAGCAGCCCTGTCAGGTCAACAATGCCGCCAGATCGGGGCTCGGAAGTTTCAGTAACCAAGCAGGTTCCCGCCCCCTCGGGGATGGCGGGATGATGGATGGGACAGACATTCATTTTACCTGGAAGATGACAGGGCGCGGAGAGTGGCAGGGGAGGCGGCCGTGGCTGCAGCCTTTCACCGagtccccgccgccgcccggcccgcTGCCATGGATCTTTGTTCGTGCCGCTGCCGCTCCGGCTGCAGGGGGGAGCTTTCGCCTCTGAGAAACGCGGAGCGggtggagggaggaggaaagagaaTATGTGTGTAAGAATGCTGGAGAAGTTTGGGGGAGCACCTTCCTTTAAACTCGGGCAAACACTGCAACCTCAGGATGCCAAATACGAAACGGGGAAGTGGGAAGAGGAGCGATGGTGTGTAACAGCTTGGCAGCTCTCCACAGGCAAACCGCGTTGAAACAGTAggttatttttctctcctcagtCACTTCAAACTCTATGGAACACGAATGAGACCTCTAGACCACCCCAGAGCTGTACAAGCCCTTTGGTCACACCAGCAAAGAAGAGAGTGTTCACTatcccttttctttccattaGCAAACAACTCTGGTATGATTTGGAAAGCAAAGGGGATACAAAGGACCCAGCAGGTGAGAGCCTTCTACCCTCACAGATTCTGAACCCAGGTTCAGGATCTTGTAAACATAAAAGTTTATTGATGTACCAAAAGCAAGTTTTCCCACTTCCtcagtaaagaaaatatttcgGGGGAGGAGGTTACCTCACTACTTGTCAACAAAAGACAATGGCTAGTGCCCTTCTGTTTCCTCCTGCttggagcagagagcagctcc is a window encoding:
- the LRAT gene encoding lecithin retinol acyltransferase, which codes for MKNPVPQAASLLLEKLMLLVHIRPLPAGSGGETPPPAPGYYDTSCFKRGDLLEVPRTLFIHFGIYLGENRVAHLMPDILPSITGDRRQIQQVVTNKRLILGVIARTASVRVDTVEDFAYGGSILVNHMDRLFEDQVLGSEEAARRAEKLVGATAYSLLWNNCEHFVTYCRYGAPVSFQTDKFCETVKMIIRDQRSVLASVLVGLASIVCLGVAPSTTLPTIFIPFFLWMAG